Proteins from one Telopea speciosissima isolate NSW1024214 ecotype Mountain lineage chromosome 1, Tspe_v1, whole genome shotgun sequence genomic window:
- the LOC122664221 gene encoding ultraviolet-B receptor UVR8-like isoform X2 yields the protein MNGEGGGDEAVKMEEAKESLVFMWGYLPGVSPQRSPLISPVLVRLPAPISSGDSWKDVCGGGCGFAMAISESGKLITWGSADDLGQSYVTSGKHGETPEPFPLPTEASIVTAAAGWAHCVSVTDRGEVYTWGWKECVPSGKVIGESSTGPSLEKDVLERQNSMLTEQVSPRSQGPRSATGTVSGFDNRGSGEESTKRRRISSAKQAAESSSSGDETLSALPCLVALSPGVRVTTVAAGGRHTLALSDIGQVWGWGYGGEGQLGLGSQIRMVSSPHPVPCIESSGYGKDRSSTAPRGIINAEGQVYKVPGTYVKGIACGGRHSAVITDAGALLTFGWGLYGQCGRGSTDDELSPACVSALLGIQIHGVAAGLWHTVCISVEGDVYTFGGNQFGQLGTGADQAETLPRLLDAPSLENKHAKIVSCGARHSAVIAEDGKVFCWGWNKYGQLGLGDVIDRNIPCQVPIDGCLVKNVACGWWHTLVFTESPT from the exons ATGAATGGCGAGGGAGGAGGTGATGAAGCTGTGAAAATGGAGGAAGCAAAAGAATCATTGGTTTTCATGTGGGGATACCTTCCCGGAGTTTCACCACAGCGGTCGCCGTTGATTTCTCCTGTCCTCGTACGGTTACCTGCTCCAATCAGTTCTGGAGATTCATGGAAGGATGTTTGTGGCGGTGGGTGTGGATTCGCTATGGCGATTTCTG AATCAGGAAAGCTCATCACGTGGGGCTCAGCAGATGATTTAGGTCAAAGCTACGTGACTTCGGGGAAGCATGGG GAAACTCCGGAACCCTTTCCTCTTCCTACTGAAGCTTCAATAGTCACGGCTGCAGCGGGTTGGGCCCATTGTGTCTCTGTTACAG ACCGAGGAGAAGTCTACACATGGGGTTGGAAAGAGTGTGTTCCCTCTGGAAAGGTCATCGGAGAGTCGTCGACAGGGCCCAGCTTAGAGAAGGATGTACTTGAAAGACAGAATTCCATGCTCACTGAACAAG TAAGCCCTAGATCTCAAGGTCCAAGATCAGCCACTGGAACTGTATCTGGTTTTGACAATAGAGGTAGTGGAGAGGAAAGTACAAAGCGAAGAAGAATATCCTCAGCTAAACAAGCAGCTGAAAGCTCATCatcaggtgatgaaactctctCAGCATTGCCATGTCTTGTGGCTTTAAGTCCGGGAGTGAGGGTCACTACTGTTGCAGCGGGTGGACGACATACATTAGCATTGTCAG ATATAGGGCAAGTGTGGGGTTGGGGCTATGGAGGTGAAGGGCAGCTAGGTTTGGGTTCTCAGATCCGTATGGTGTCCTCTCCTCATCCTGTACCTTGCATTGAGTCCTCTGGTTATGGAAAAGATAGATCTTCAACAGCCCCTCGTGGAATTATAAATGCAGAGGGTCAAGTTTACAAAGTTCCAGGAACTTACGTGAAGGGAATTGCATGTGGAGGTCGACATAGTGCTGTAATTACAG atGCTGGTGCACTACTGACTTTTGGTTGGGGACTTTATGGGCAG TGTGGGCGTGGAAGTACAGATGATGAGTTGAGTCCAGCCTGTGTGTCAGCTCTCTTGGGTATCCAGATACATGGAGTAGCTGCTGGACTGTGGCATACAGTTTGCATTTCTGTTGAAGGAGATGTGTATACGTTTGGCGGGAATCAGTTTGGGCAGTTGGGTACCGGTGCTGATCAAGCTGAG ACTCTTCCAAGACTTTTGGATGCCCCAAGTTTGGAAAATAAGCATGCAAAAATTGTTTCTTGTGGAGCTCGCCACAGTGCTGTAATCGCAG AGGATGGGAAAGTATTCTGCTGGGGGTGGAACAAGTACGGCCAG CTTGGTTTGGGTGATGTCATTGACCGCAATATTCCTTGTCAAGTTCCTATCGATGGTTGCCTCGTGAAGAATGTTGCTTGCGGCTGGTGGCATACATTAGTCTTCACGGAGTCACCTACATGA
- the LOC122664221 gene encoding ultraviolet-B receptor UVR8-like isoform X1 translates to MNGEGGGDEAVKMEEAKESLVFMWGYLPGVSPQRSPLISPVLVRLPAPISSGDSWKDVCGGGCGFAMAISESGKLITWGSADDLGQSYVTSGKHGETPEPFPLPTEASIVTAAAGWAHCVSVTDRGEVYTWGWKECVPSGKVIGESSTGPSLEKDVLERQNSMLTEQVSPRSQGPRSATGTVSGFDNRGSGEESTKRRRISSAKQAAESSSSGDETLSALPCLVALSPGVRVTTVAAGGRHTLALSVSDIGQVWGWGYGGEGQLGLGSQIRMVSSPHPVPCIESSGYGKDRSSTAPRGIINAEGQVYKVPGTYVKGIACGGRHSAVITDAGALLTFGWGLYGQCGRGSTDDELSPACVSALLGIQIHGVAAGLWHTVCISVEGDVYTFGGNQFGQLGTGADQAETLPRLLDAPSLENKHAKIVSCGARHSAVIAEDGKVFCWGWNKYGQLGLGDVIDRNIPCQVPIDGCLVKNVACGWWHTLVFTESPT, encoded by the exons ATGAATGGCGAGGGAGGAGGTGATGAAGCTGTGAAAATGGAGGAAGCAAAAGAATCATTGGTTTTCATGTGGGGATACCTTCCCGGAGTTTCACCACAGCGGTCGCCGTTGATTTCTCCTGTCCTCGTACGGTTACCTGCTCCAATCAGTTCTGGAGATTCATGGAAGGATGTTTGTGGCGGTGGGTGTGGATTCGCTATGGCGATTTCTG AATCAGGAAAGCTCATCACGTGGGGCTCAGCAGATGATTTAGGTCAAAGCTACGTGACTTCGGGGAAGCATGGG GAAACTCCGGAACCCTTTCCTCTTCCTACTGAAGCTTCAATAGTCACGGCTGCAGCGGGTTGGGCCCATTGTGTCTCTGTTACAG ACCGAGGAGAAGTCTACACATGGGGTTGGAAAGAGTGTGTTCCCTCTGGAAAGGTCATCGGAGAGTCGTCGACAGGGCCCAGCTTAGAGAAGGATGTACTTGAAAGACAGAATTCCATGCTCACTGAACAAG TAAGCCCTAGATCTCAAGGTCCAAGATCAGCCACTGGAACTGTATCTGGTTTTGACAATAGAGGTAGTGGAGAGGAAAGTACAAAGCGAAGAAGAATATCCTCAGCTAAACAAGCAGCTGAAAGCTCATCatcaggtgatgaaactctctCAGCATTGCCATGTCTTGTGGCTTTAAGTCCGGGAGTGAGGGTCACTACTGTTGCAGCGGGTGGACGACATACATTAGCATTGTCAG TTTCAGATATAGGGCAAGTGTGGGGTTGGGGCTATGGAGGTGAAGGGCAGCTAGGTTTGGGTTCTCAGATCCGTATGGTGTCCTCTCCTCATCCTGTACCTTGCATTGAGTCCTCTGGTTATGGAAAAGATAGATCTTCAACAGCCCCTCGTGGAATTATAAATGCAGAGGGTCAAGTTTACAAAGTTCCAGGAACTTACGTGAAGGGAATTGCATGTGGAGGTCGACATAGTGCTGTAATTACAG atGCTGGTGCACTACTGACTTTTGGTTGGGGACTTTATGGGCAG TGTGGGCGTGGAAGTACAGATGATGAGTTGAGTCCAGCCTGTGTGTCAGCTCTCTTGGGTATCCAGATACATGGAGTAGCTGCTGGACTGTGGCATACAGTTTGCATTTCTGTTGAAGGAGATGTGTATACGTTTGGCGGGAATCAGTTTGGGCAGTTGGGTACCGGTGCTGATCAAGCTGAG ACTCTTCCAAGACTTTTGGATGCCCCAAGTTTGGAAAATAAGCATGCAAAAATTGTTTCTTGTGGAGCTCGCCACAGTGCTGTAATCGCAG AGGATGGGAAAGTATTCTGCTGGGGGTGGAACAAGTACGGCCAG CTTGGTTTGGGTGATGTCATTGACCGCAATATTCCTTGTCAAGTTCCTATCGATGGTTGCCTCGTGAAGAATGTTGCTTGCGGCTGGTGGCATACATTAGTCTTCACGGAGTCACCTACATGA
- the LOC122664221 gene encoding ultraviolet-B receptor UVR8-like isoform X3, whose product MNGEGGGDEAVKMEEAKESLVFMWGYLPGVSPQRSPLISPVLVRLPAPISSGDSWKDVCGGGCGFAMAISESGKLITWGSADDLGQSYVTSGKHGETPEPFPLPTEASIVTAAAGWAHCVSVTDRGEVYTWGWKECVPSGKVIGESSTGPSLEKDVLERQNSMLTEQVSPRSQGPRSATGTVSGFDNRGSGEESTKRRRISSAKQAAESSSSGDETLSALPCLVALSPGVRVTTVAAGGRHTLALSDAGALLTFGWGLYGQCGRGSTDDELSPACVSALLGIQIHGVAAGLWHTVCISVEGDVYTFGGNQFGQLGTGADQAETLPRLLDAPSLENKHAKIVSCGARHSAVIAEDGKVFCWGWNKYGQLGLGDVIDRNIPCQVPIDGCLVKNVACGWWHTLVFTESPT is encoded by the exons ATGAATGGCGAGGGAGGAGGTGATGAAGCTGTGAAAATGGAGGAAGCAAAAGAATCATTGGTTTTCATGTGGGGATACCTTCCCGGAGTTTCACCACAGCGGTCGCCGTTGATTTCTCCTGTCCTCGTACGGTTACCTGCTCCAATCAGTTCTGGAGATTCATGGAAGGATGTTTGTGGCGGTGGGTGTGGATTCGCTATGGCGATTTCTG AATCAGGAAAGCTCATCACGTGGGGCTCAGCAGATGATTTAGGTCAAAGCTACGTGACTTCGGGGAAGCATGGG GAAACTCCGGAACCCTTTCCTCTTCCTACTGAAGCTTCAATAGTCACGGCTGCAGCGGGTTGGGCCCATTGTGTCTCTGTTACAG ACCGAGGAGAAGTCTACACATGGGGTTGGAAAGAGTGTGTTCCCTCTGGAAAGGTCATCGGAGAGTCGTCGACAGGGCCCAGCTTAGAGAAGGATGTACTTGAAAGACAGAATTCCATGCTCACTGAACAAG TAAGCCCTAGATCTCAAGGTCCAAGATCAGCCACTGGAACTGTATCTGGTTTTGACAATAGAGGTAGTGGAGAGGAAAGTACAAAGCGAAGAAGAATATCCTCAGCTAAACAAGCAGCTGAAAGCTCATCatcaggtgatgaaactctctCAGCATTGCCATGTCTTGTGGCTTTAAGTCCGGGAGTGAGGGTCACTACTGTTGCAGCGGGTGGACGACATACATTAGCATTGTCAG atGCTGGTGCACTACTGACTTTTGGTTGGGGACTTTATGGGCAG TGTGGGCGTGGAAGTACAGATGATGAGTTGAGTCCAGCCTGTGTGTCAGCTCTCTTGGGTATCCAGATACATGGAGTAGCTGCTGGACTGTGGCATACAGTTTGCATTTCTGTTGAAGGAGATGTGTATACGTTTGGCGGGAATCAGTTTGGGCAGTTGGGTACCGGTGCTGATCAAGCTGAG ACTCTTCCAAGACTTTTGGATGCCCCAAGTTTGGAAAATAAGCATGCAAAAATTGTTTCTTGTGGAGCTCGCCACAGTGCTGTAATCGCAG AGGATGGGAAAGTATTCTGCTGGGGGTGGAACAAGTACGGCCAG CTTGGTTTGGGTGATGTCATTGACCGCAATATTCCTTGTCAAGTTCCTATCGATGGTTGCCTCGTGAAGAATGTTGCTTGCGGCTGGTGGCATACATTAGTCTTCACGGAGTCACCTACATGA